From a single Thalassophryne amazonica chromosome 7, fThaAma1.1, whole genome shotgun sequence genomic region:
- the nat14 gene encoding N-acetyltransferase 14, with the protein MVRVELDQVVMRRMREEDIDMVKSLIQEGCEGTENRLILHILTRPLCLFILAVLSSILRCILHSFIMALAIPVFLLIVFLKITMPRATGVLGSSRPYWDYVGSSYRGQQEEILQNPYCRISSKTPVTKKQRRKIGPKDNEEEKSTEKITPEREEAAGQVWVAESEGEIMGCVCLESQKRANIRRICRLVIGSWYRREGVGRLLVQSLEQRQRETGACRVYAHVPYPSKVGEAFFRKLGYQQVGEGTDDGGDEDLESPERGFLGHPLTKVFYKNL; encoded by the exons ATGGTGAGGGTGGAGCTGGACCAGGTGGTGATGAGGCGGATGAGGGAGGAGGACATTGACATGGTCAAATCACTCATTCAG GAAGGCTGTGAGGGCACAGAAAACCGTCTCATCCTGCACATCCTCACACGTCCCCTCTGTCTCTTCATCCTAGCTGTTCTGTCCTCAATCCTGCGCTGCATTTTGCACTCCTTTATCATGGCCCTCGCTATTCCCGTCTTCCTGCTAATTGTTTTTCTCAAGATCACCATGCCACGGGCCACAGGGGTTCTGGGTAGCAGCCGCCCCTACTGGGATTATGTGGGTAGTAGCTATAGGGGTCAACAGGAGGAAATTCTGCAGAACCCATACTGCAGGATCAGCAGCAAGACACCTGTGACAAAAAAG CAAAGGCGGAAAATTGGACCCAAAGACAACGAGGAGGAGAAGTCCACAGAGAAGATCACACCTGAGAGGGAAGAAGCAGCAGGGCAAGTGTGGGTGGCAGAATCTGAGGGGGAGATCATGGGCTGCGTCTGCCTGGAGAGCCAGAAGCGAGCCAACATCAGGAGGATCTGCAGGCTGGTGATAGGAAGCTGGTACCGAAGGGAAGGTGTGGGACGGCTGCTCGTCCAGAGTCTGgagcagagacagagggagaCCGGAGCGTGCCGAGTGTATGCACACGTCCCGTACCCCTCCAAGGTAGGGGAGGCCTTCTTCAGAAAGCTGGGCTATCAGCAGGTCGGGGAGGGCACTGATGACGGAGGGGATGAGGACCTGGAGAGTCCAGAGAGGGGCTTCCTGGGTCACCCACTCACAAAGGTGTTTTACAAAAACCTGTGA
- the znf628 gene encoding zinc finger protein 62 homolog, giving the protein MANSVATLVVQAELLPTQSTASLSPFPSLLGSGEDGEDTGDRAGLEGRDKGVAEGGEEVVLEMVTSSVSGPALQPEQSMDHPFQCLDCGKSFRWSSRLTHHQRSHNNERPYRCNLCPKAFKGSSALLYHQRSHSGEKPYKCEDCGKAFKRSSLLQVHQSVHTGVRTFLCPYCPLTFKWSSHYQYHLRQHTGECPYPCDSCPKAFKNSSSLRRHKNVHLGLKPYTCTVCNKSFTQSTNLRQHMRIHTGERPYICSECGRSFTHSSNLALHKNSHSNLNAGGKVGKRGAEAKKGNGIVEVVVGTEEVTSSMLTDMVGFVSQEGTDGVGVGMEEVFLSTTSSGHNSGLLRHLTLTSSGEDLCASRAIGTEVHLSTDTGASVLLYSCGSCSHTFGTQTDLEEHQAIHMTPEEHRTSAEAEPGAGMEVADGLVGAGHLLAGFEEVVETTTVAEHGHPAEVLLGLTEGTDGSSANVGTSQAQFDLLQSFTEVTQSSDTVQPEARPTWAGLSCGYCNKTFKTSGGLNRHVSLMHSLSSQSRSQFSCSACDRSFPLLSSLLTHQHSHTPEQRLLAEAEAEIVCPPSRSLSLPLPSSLSQTDKQQEDQREIHVDIISVGEEHEDQPTKQTKAPKKTGVSKGIAAGERPYRCLECGKAFKGSSGLKYHMRDHTGERPYRCTECGKSFKRSSLLSIHQRVHTGVRAFQCPHCPLTFKWSSHYQYHLRQHTGERPYVCKECGKSFKNTSCLRRHSQMHSGLRPHICSVCSKSFSQTSNLKQHERTHSGERPFQCTHCNKSFTHSSNLQLHLRTHTSRKDFKCPYCSKEFIMHSYLQRHIRTHGSSVPLPCSGGGGKDGVPVKASLGGITTTTTLLNPITLETSGKNGSLIVSQPTLNIPPNTSQNYFMIQTASGLQLIPLSSPAPTAPPPPPPPLPPSQPQNFLLLQCPSTSSSQSSLILVPTTNNPPPAPEPQTLQLIQTFQALQPVLNVTQTQIPQFPTVSQQQQTRIIITNNQNNANTSVAMTTHTPSANSLLSKPILGKSTRRARGRRGRKPKATHQRSVEASVRQTGGCHMSSATQTVTGANATTESSSSLSSVSTVSHSTLSTSCTTTSTTSPSTTTASTTDTSGHSSAVTMVTPATTVTTASVSTSVSANPERKPYTIFGKISSGETETGKQFVLCFDNEDQGKEGMNIGEGGESYVLQAVEGGGDIEGKSLVLQFKSDEQGEEERREHKEGVISLLHDWGGEQQGERHVSEEDTRGESIVLHFHTDAQLSGHCRGTFSQGQDNSLHLSCTATQDLLPLDGEEVVFELESEAKLEQGSGEGMQMIALIEGGGEMIGEDGASCNTVSSGVREGGGAVESIFQLEGGKQIVIIEVSSLREGKVERDNDGERSQRSIMAEAKKKSVIEHNTTARTEVRASVEAPIRNGPTPDCKPVQFSK; this is encoded by the exons ATGGCCAACTCAGTGGCCACTTTAGTGGTCCAAGCAGAACTGCTACCGACTCAGTCCACcgcctctctctctcctttcccATCTCTTCTGGGCTCTGGGGAGGATGGTGAGGATACTGGTGACAGGGCAGGGCTGGAGGGGCGAGATAAGGGGGTAGCAGAAGGTGGTGAGGAGGTGGTTCTggaaatggtgacatcatctgtgtCAGGGCCAGCCCTGCAGCCGGAGCAGTCCATGGATCATCCTTTCCAGTGTTTGGACTGTGGCAAAAGCTTCAGGTGGTCTTCCCGGCTGACCCATCACCAGCGGAGCCACAACAATGAGAGGCCCTACCGCTGCAACCTCTGTCCTAAGGCCTTCAAGGGCTCCTCTGCTCTTCTCTACCACCAACG GTCTCACTCAGGGGAGAAGCCTTATAAATGTGAGGACTGTGGCAAAGCCTTTAAGCGATCCTCTCTACTCCAG GTCCATCAGAGTGTCCACACTGGAGTACGCACCTTTTTGTGCCCCTATTGCCCTCTGACATTCAAATGGAGTTCTCATTACCAGTATCACCTCCGCCAGCACACAGGAGAGTGTCCGTACCCCTGtgacagctgccccaaggccttCAAGAACTCCAGCAGTTTGCGGCGACACAAGAATGTCCATCTTGGTCTCAAGCCGTATACTTGTACAGTGTGTAACAAGTCTTTCACTCAGTCGACCAACCTGAGGCAGCACATGCGGATCCACACGGGGGAGAGGCCCTACATCTGCAGTGAGTGTGGTCGCAGCTTTACACACTCCTCAAACCTGGCCCTGCACAAGAACTCTCATTCCAACCTGAATGCAGGAGGCAAGGTGGGAAAGAGAGGAGCGGAGGCAAAGAAGGGAAATGGGATAGTCGAGGTGGTGGTAGGCACAGAGGAAGTGACATCATCTATGTTGACGGACATGGTGGGATTTGTGAGCCAAGAAGGAACGGATGGCGTCGGGGTGGGGATGGAAGAAGTGTTCTTGTCAACTACTTCCTCTGGCCACAACTCTGGCCTTCTCCGACACCTCACCCTCACTTCCTCAGGGGAGGACTTGTGTGCATCGAGGGCTATTGGGACGGAGGTGCACCTGAGCACAGACACTGGTGCCAGTGTGCTGCTGTACAGCTGTGGCAGCTGCAGCCACACCTTTGGCACACAGACTGACCTCGAGGAGCACCAAGCCATCCATATGACTCCAGAGGAACACAGAACCAGTGCTGAAGCAGAGCCTGGGGCAGGGATGGAAGTTGCTGATGGGCTGGTGGGAGCTGGTCACCTTTTGGCTGGATTTGAGGAGGTGGTAGAGACCACTACTGTGGCTGAACATGGACACCCTGCAGAGGTGCTCCTTGGACTGACAGAGGGAACAGATGGAAGCAGTGCA AATGTGGGCACCTCCCAGGCCCAGTTTGACCTGCTGCAGAGTTTCACTGAGGTGACTCAGAGCTCTGACACTGTTCAGCCAGAGGCCAGACCCACATGGGCAGGGCTGTCATGTGGCTACTGCAATAAGACCTTCAAGACCAGTGGAGGCCTCAATAGACATGTTTCACTG ATGCACTCTCTGTCATCACAGTCTCGTTCTCAGTTCAGCTGCTCTGCCTGCGACCGATCCTTCCCCCTTCTTTCCTCACTCCTCACCCACCAACACTCCCATACTCCTGAGCAACGTCTCCTGGCTGAGGCAGAGGCTGAGATAGTGTGCCCTCCCTCCCGTTCTCTGTCTCTACCCCTTCCATCATCTCTCAGCCAGACTGACAAACAGCAGGAAGACCAGAGGGAGATCCACGTTGATATCATTAGTGTTGGTGAAGAGCATGAAGACCAGCCCACCAAACAGACCAAAGCTCCCAAGAAGACCGGAGTCAGTAAAGGCATCGCTGCTGGAG AGAGGCCATACCGCTGCTTAGAGTGTGGAAAAGCCTTCAAAGGTTCATCAGGGCTGAAGTACCACATGAGGGATCACACTGGAGAAAGACCGTACCGCTGCACTGAGTGTGGGAAGAGCTTCAAAAGGTCTTCACTGCTCTCCATCCATCAGAGA GTTCACACAGGTGTACGGGCATTCCAGTGCCCACACTGCCCTCTCACTTTCAAATGGAGCTCTCACTACCAGTACCACTTGCGGCAACACACAGGTGAGAGGCCATATGTGTGTAAGGAATGTGGCAAGTCCTTCAAGAACACCAGCTGTCTGCGAAGACACAGTCAGATGCACTCTGGACTGCGGCCACATATCTGCTCTGTCTGCTCCAAGTCGTTCTCCCAgacatcaaacctcaaacag CATGAACGCACCCATTCTGGCGAGAGACCATTTCAGTGCACTCACTGCAATAAAAGCTTTACACACTCCTCCAACCTACAGCTCCACCTTCGCACACACACCTCTCGCAAGGACTTTAAATGCCCGTACTGTTCTAAGGAGTTCATTATGCACTCATACCTGCAGAGACACATCCGAACCCATGGCAGCAGTGTCCCTCTACCCTGTTCTGGTGGTGGTGGTAAAGATGGTGTGCCAGTGAAGGCCAGTCTTGGAGGAATAACAACTACTACAACTCTGCTCAACCCTATCACCTTGGAAACCTCAGGAAAAAATGGCAGCCTGATTGTTTCTCAGCCCACCCTAAATATTCCCCCCAACACTTCTCAGAACTATTTCATGATTCAGACAGCAAGCGGCCTGCAGCTCATTCCTCTGTCGTCTCCAGCACCTACCGCTCCACCTCCCCCTCCACCGCCACTGCCCCCATCTCAGCCCCAAAACTTCCTCCTCCTGCAGTGCCCATCCACCAGCAGCAGCCAGTCAAGCTTGATTCTCGTCCCCACGACAAACAATCCTCCACCAGCCCCAGAGCCTCAGACTCTTCAGTTGATTCAGACTTTCCAAGCACTCCAGCCGGTCCTAAACGTCACACAGACCCAGATCCCCCAGTTTCCAACCGTTTCACAGCAGCAGCAGACCAGGATCATAATCACGAATAACCAGAATAATGCAAACACTTCTGTTGCCATGACAACACACACTCCTTCGGCTAATTCCCTACTAAGCAAACCCATACTTGGTAAAAGCACACGGCGCGCAAGAGGCAGACGGGGACGCAAACCAAAAGCCACCCATCAGAGGTCTGTAGAAGCGTCTGTCAGGCAGACTGGGGGCTGCCACATGAGCAGTGCCACACAGACTGTTACTGGTGCTAACGCAACCACTGAATCATCGTCATCACTCTCATCTGTATCCACCGTATCCCACTCTACCCTGTCAACATCATGCACTACTACATCAACTACTTCACCCTCCACCACTACAGCCTCCACAACAGATACCTCAGGACACTCATCAGCAGTTACCATGGTTACACCAGCCACCACGGTAACCACAGCCTCAGTTTCTACTTCTGTCTCCGCTAATCCTGAGAGGAAACCTTATACAATTTTTGGGAAAATAAGTTCAGGGGAGACAGAGACAGGGAAACAGTTTGTGTTATGTTTTGATAATGAAGACCAGGGCAAGGAGGGGATGAATATTGGGGAGGGCGGGGAGTCATATGTGTTGCAGGCAGTGGAGGGAGGAGGGGACATAGAGGGCAAGTCCCTCGTGCTGCAGTTCAAGTCTGACGAGCAAGGCGAAGAAGAAAGGCGGGAACATAAAGAGGGGGTGATCTCACTTCTGCATGACTGGGGAGGAGAACAGCAGGGAGAGAGACATGTGAGCGAGGAGGACACCCGGGGAGAGTCCATCGTCCTTCACTTCCACACAGATGCACAGCTCAGTGGCCACTGCAGAGGGACCTTCAGCCAAGGGCAAGACAACAGCCTGCATCTTTCCTGCACAGCTACGCAAGATTTGTTGCCCCTGGATGGGGAGGAGGTGGTGTTTGAACTGGAGAGTGAGGCCAAACTAGAGCAGGGCTCTGGAGAGGGGATGCAGATGATAGCCCTGATTGAAGGTGGAGGGGAGATGATAGGTGAAGATGGAGCAAGCTGCAATACTGTGAGCAGTGGAGTCAGGGAGGGTGGAGGAGCTGTGGAAAGCATCTTTCAGTTAGAAGGAGGAAAACAGATTGTCATAATTGAGGTCAGTAGCTTAAGAGAGGGGAAGGTGGAGAGAGACAATGACGGGGAACGCTCCCAGAGGAGTATAATGGCAGAGGCAAAGAAAAAATCTGTAATTGAACACAACACTACTGCCAGGACAGAGGTACGGGCCTCAGTTGAAGCCCCAATAAGAAATGGACCTACACCTGACTGCAAACCGGTTCAGTTTTCTAAGTGA